Proteins co-encoded in one Ensifer sp. PDNC004 genomic window:
- a CDS encoding extracellular solute-binding protein, with protein sequence MLAAPYIRSAHAQSSVLNITTYDKFLPQDFIEQFQKDSGIEVRIRLTDDQGKQYNLLTAEGANPTTDIVTVAGHRYGQFIGSKLVQALDTAKLRNWSNLNPAYQDAAWARYEGNLWGLPILAGYEGLVRNTDYVPEADSWGIMFDEKYEGLTAYMAGDFMSITMKYLGHDGDFVTYTDKVEAAQKAASEARDHLIKHKHMVRKYYDAASEVQQMFINEDIHLAQAWSGPAAKLIMDGVPVKLSVPKEGTYGFCYTLNIVNNAPNAENAYKLFDAILANPEVGAAMTRTSGFSSTISGVDKLLDDRERLASTLPQEELERVTFFSSLNRSMKNEIIDRAVAELKAA encoded by the coding sequence ATGCTCGCCGCGCCTTACATCCGGTCGGCGCATGCGCAGAGCTCGGTTCTCAACATCACAACTTACGACAAGTTCCTGCCGCAGGACTTCATCGAGCAGTTCCAGAAGGATAGCGGCATCGAGGTTCGCATCCGCCTGACCGACGACCAGGGCAAGCAGTACAACCTCTTGACGGCGGAGGGCGCAAACCCGACGACCGATATCGTCACGGTCGCGGGCCACCGCTACGGGCAGTTCATCGGCTCGAAACTGGTGCAGGCGCTGGATACGGCAAAGCTGCGCAACTGGTCGAACCTCAATCCTGCCTATCAGGATGCCGCCTGGGCGCGCTATGAGGGCAACCTCTGGGGATTGCCGATCCTTGCCGGCTACGAAGGCCTCGTGCGCAACACTGACTACGTGCCGGAAGCCGACAGCTGGGGCATCATGTTCGACGAGAAGTACGAAGGCCTGACCGCTTACATGGCCGGCGATTTCATGTCGATCACCATGAAGTATCTCGGCCATGACGGGGACTTCGTCACTTACACCGACAAGGTCGAGGCGGCCCAGAAGGCCGCCAGCGAAGCGCGCGACCACCTGATCAAGCACAAGCATATGGTTCGCAAGTATTACGATGCGGCCAGCGAAGTGCAGCAGATGTTCATCAACGAGGACATCCACCTGGCGCAGGCCTGGTCGGGTCCTGCCGCCAAGCTGATCATGGACGGCGTGCCGGTCAAGCTCTCCGTTCCGAAGGAAGGCACCTACGGGTTCTGCTACACGCTGAACATCGTCAACAACGCGCCCAATGCCGAGAACGCCTACAAGCTGTTCGACGCGATCCTCGCCAATCCCGAGGTCGGCGCGGCGATGACCCGCACCTCCGGCTTCAGCTCGACGATCTCTGGCGTCGACAAGCTGCTCGACGACAGGGAGCGGCTGGCATCGACGCTGCCGCAGGAAGAGCTCGAGCGCGTCACCTTCTTCAGCTCGCTCAATCGCTCGATGAAGAACGAGATCATCGATCGGGCCGTCGCGGAACTGAAGGCGGCTTAA